The stretch of DNA TACAAATTATCAGGCAACCAAGGCCAGTATTCTATAAGTTTAAAAGTAATGGAAACACGAATAAGTAAGAAATGCGAAAAAGATGCTGGAAACGAAGTTTCGCATATCCACGGTAGGATTCTGTGCAACTCTATTATGCCATCTACCGGGCATTCAATGCCAGTAGAAGTTTCGGtatagcctagtaggcctagttcttGTCTTTTTGTGGTTTCTACTTAATGTTTCATCGTCCTGCTTAAGCTGTGAGAGTCATGCCCTTTAGTATCAGTGGACTGGCCACACCCAACACATCCCTCTCTGTTAATTATTGTTCATTTGATTACAAAAAGGCAGGGAACCCATTAAGGATAATAGATACTCTTTCAGAGGAAATTCACCATGTCAGCTGTAATCTAGGCCTAGGCGGAGGCTGTGGTTCAATAACAAGCAACTATTGTGCATGTGGTTGAGAGATCACACCCCTATTACCAAGGACTAATGGCAGTGGTGGGCCAAATGCTTCAGGCTTGGAACTCATAATAAAGCAACAATGGAGCACAATTATAGGCAACTAATTCATACAGAGTCCTGTGCACACTCCTATACCTTAACAGACAGCTACAGCAGCTAGAACAACCACCAGAGAGGACTGTGTAATGTCATACAGATAAATTaggacagtggttctcaaaactgtggtacgggtatGGTAATACgcagactctctgttgtggtactctgggagcctcccagatgttttatttcatgaagacaaaataatcccTTTGAATGAtatacaagtaggcctataatgaaaaatctttacatttttgaagtttttatctttcttgaaaaaacaaaacaacacaatgcaaaacagtatcAATGTGAATCTAAATTGGCCTACGCTACTTTATTTCAATGCTGGTCATACTGGTACTTGGAAagccaattgttctctgaggtggtactcattgtaaaAAAATTGAGAACCACTGAATTAGGACAAATGGCCTTTTAAATCAGAGCCAACACAAACTGGAATAGTGTACCCACTGAGATGATACAGGGCAACAACTTTCCAATTttgaaacaaactcaaaacatggTGTAAGGCAAACCAAACTTGTAATCACACCCCTAATGCCTAAACTCTTAATCCATTCCCACACCTTCAATATGAACAGTCTGCATTGTACTGGTCTTATCCATGTGTTTTACTGTTCATCTGTTGgttctctgtgtaggctatgtgtaggcctagtcatagctaggctactgtactgtctTGTTTGATGGGTATGCATGTTCTGGCCAATAGCCTACCAGCTGGTGGGTGCTATCAATGGACATGAAGGCTATTTGGTCACATTtgttctatttattttttatttgctcTTTTATTCTATAGGCAGCCTTTTTAAGTACTGGCAGAGACAACCAAAGACAATGAGCAAACGTCGGTTTATTTACAGCATTAGGCCTATATCTGTCAATTAATAACACCATGACAAAAACATGTGTCATAGGCTGTATATTTACTGTAGAATTCAAGGTTAATTGGCATTATGGGCAAAATTCATGGTTTCATAGGGAGCTATACCGCCGCAACTGAAATGTTGGTGGGTGTGTTTAGTACTGGAAGGCATTCAACCCAACTCCGCCCCGTCTCCAGAGCGCACTTATGCGCTGCTTCAGCTCAGCGTTCTCGTGATTTGAGTTTACTCGAAAATGTCAACAATCACACACTAGCTCGCAGTGGGCAACTGAGCGACGAAAGTTCAACTAAATACCGGGGTTACAGATGTGATTGCTCAGAGTTACCTCGGATATGAGAATGGAGGTCTGAAGCCCCCGTGTTACGGAAGCCCTAGATGAGACTGTAAGCGCAAACAAGCAACAGGTGTTCTCGAGAGAAGAGGTGTTACCAAGGTGAGTTGCTGTTCGTATACATTTAGGAGAGGTGAAATTGTGTTTAAGACTGATCGTTGCTAACCTTTAGCCTGAATTAGGAATCTTAAATCAGCTAGGTGTGAATGAAATTTGGAGACATTTTAAACATTGCCTATGATGCTgtaaaatgtaataaaataataaccatTTTCCTCATGATATTACCATATAAGTAGAGTCAGCCTCAAACCAGTCTGCTTTGTATTCATTTAGACATGGACTCAGATAATGGACACTTAGCCTACTCTCCACTGATTTGTAATTCCTCAGGGACCAGCTTACAACTAGGCTGTAGCAGCAGTGACTGCAGTTTTTAGGTCAAAACCTGTACAACTAGCTTCACAGCGAAATGTAGTGAGAGACAGTGATTTTAATCTTCATCTTACGTGATGATCTACTACATACATGACCATGAGGTAGCAACCACAAAAGTTGTTTTTCTTGCTGTTGCTTCATCTCATCTTAGCCTGTGGGACTAGGTGTTGTTGCaaccctactcctcctcctcctcctccaagccTGTCCAACAATACTTGTTCAGAAATAACAGTGATAAATAATGCATGACTGTTCAATCTTTTCCTTGGACTCGAATGTCTCGAAGGGTGTGCCTGTCATTTGTATGTCAACTTCTTCCCTTGAGTCATGAGGAATGTCATAACAACCTggtgcaaacatactgtactgtgtgttttAAAGGCACTACCATTTTATCAGCATAATGCAATCACCAGTTTGAAAACCTCTCAGGTGcactttttgaaaaaaaaaaaaaaatggaaagaaagaaTCTCAGTCATTTCAGTCCCATTTGTGTGTGGGACTGTTAATGAGCTCTGCTCAGAACCTGAAAAGTTGGTTAGGAGCTGACCCcaaaaatgtactgtatttcttttgtgtgtttgtgtaccggagtgggcgtgtcattgtACAGTCCAGTTATGAATGCAACATCCTCAATTGATGGGGCAACCTTGGTTCCATTCAACACTGGTGGAAATGCAGGCTGATTCACTAGATCGCGCCAAAggtcaaagaattctgaacatAATCGGTTCGGATCGGTTAATCGGAACCAGTTCACTGATGGTCAAAAGACACCTCTGTAAAAACCTTTGTACTGTGTGTATCTATAGCGCCATGTAATTATCCTTTTCCTTCATCCACAGGACATCTGGACAATCTTCCTCCTGACCCttccttgctccctctcttctcctcttttcttttgtcttgtattctcttgtctccttcccttttttccccttttctttttttctttgcttGTTTTACTTTCTTCCACCATCCACTTCCCCACTCCTCGTCATGTCAACAGTCGTCCTGCAGCGCCTGAGCACGCTGTCCCTGACCGTGAAGCAGCTGGGCAGCCTGCCgcgcctctccacctccctcccggCCGCCCTCCCCGCCCTCCCCGCCCCCAAACCCACGGTGGCGGCCGCCGACGTCCCCAGCCTGTTCCGCGAGCCCTACATCCTGTCCGGCTACAGGCCCACGGGCCAGTCCTGGAGGTGCTACCTGCTGAGCGTCTTCCAGTGGCACAACGAGTCGCTGAACGTCTGGACGCACCTGCTGGCCGcgcctgtgctgctgctgcgctgctGGGCTCTGCTGCTGGCCGTGTCCGGTGGCGACGTCGGCGATGCCAGCGGTGGCGGCGTTGGCGACGGCGGGCACCCGCTGCGGCTGGACCTCTCGGCGCTGCCCCTGGCGCTGTACGTGCTCTCGTCGCTGACGTACCTGGCGTGCAGCGTGGCGGCGCACCTGCTGCAGTCGCGCTCCGAGCTGGCCCACTACTCGCTCTTCTTCCTGGACTACGTGGGCGTGGCCGTCTACCAGTACGGCTGCGCCCTGGGCCACTTCTTCTACTGCGCCGAGGCGGCCTGGCGCCGCACGGCGGGCCTCGGCGCCCTCTTCCTGCCCGGCGCCGCCCTGCTGGCGTGGCTCTCCTGCGCCTGCTGCTGCTTCGCCAAGGCCCACTACCGCCGGCCGTACCCGCTGCGCCGCAAGGTGTGCCAGCTCATCCCCACCTCCCTGGCGTACTTCCTGGACATCAGCCCCGTGGTGCACCGGCTGGCGACGGGCGACTGGGAGC from Sardina pilchardus chromosome 12, fSarPil1.1, whole genome shotgun sequence encodes:
- the paqr8 gene encoding membrane progestin receptor beta, coding for MSTVVLQRLSTLSLTVKQLGSLPRLSTSLPAALPALPAPKPTVAAADVPSLFREPYILSGYRPTGQSWRCYLLSVFQWHNESLNVWTHLLAAPVLLLRCWALLLAVSGGDVGDASGGGVGDGGHPLRLDLSALPLALYVLSSLTYLACSVAAHLLQSRSELAHYSLFFLDYVGVAVYQYGCALGHFFYCAEAAWRRTAGLGALFLPGAALLAWLSCACCCFAKAHYRRPYPLRRKVCQLIPTSLAYFLDISPVVHRLATGDWERDAALPFHAAQVAFFLMAAFFFSYPFPECFLPGRCDIVGHAHQVFHLFLSMCTVCQLEALFRDFVARREAILEVHGEGLVVGASVSFFLLALCCLATAGWMHRTVEKQLKNK